A stretch of Myxococcus hansupus DNA encodes these proteins:
- a CDS encoding nuclear transport factor 2 family protein: MHPHAQLITDFYSAFQRRDAQAMAACYHPEVSFTDEAFVELQHHEPAAMWLMLCERGKDLELTFRDVQADDRQGSAHWDARYTFGATGRKVLNRIDAKFEFRDGKIVRHRDHFNFWAWSRQALGPAGLVLGWTPLLRKKVQSQARKSLHAFMRDRGIPSVTTPGGTEPASTAR, from the coding sequence ATGCACCCGCACGCCCAACTCATCACTGACTTCTATTCGGCATTCCAGCGCCGCGACGCCCAGGCCATGGCGGCCTGCTACCACCCGGAGGTGTCGTTCACCGATGAGGCCTTCGTGGAACTCCAACACCACGAGCCCGCCGCCATGTGGCTCATGCTCTGTGAGCGCGGCAAGGACCTGGAGCTCACCTTCCGTGACGTCCAGGCCGATGACCGGCAGGGCAGCGCCCACTGGGACGCGCGCTACACCTTCGGCGCGACCGGCAGGAAGGTGCTCAACCGCATCGACGCGAAGTTCGAGTTCCGCGACGGCAAGATTGTCCGCCACCGCGACCATTTCAATTTCTGGGCGTGGTCCCGGCAGGCGCTCGGGCCCGCGGGGCTGGTGCTCGGCTGGACGCCGCTGCTGCGGAAGAAGGTTCAATCGCAGGCGCGGAAGTCCCTGCACGCCTTCATGCGAGACCGCGGGATTCCCTCGGTGACGACGCCCGGTGGCACCGAGCCTGCCTCGACGGCGCGCTGA
- a CDS encoding WD40/YVTN/BNR-like repeat-containing protein, protein MRSPTRGLAVVRMLLAAGGLVTLPGSASAQAFTPAQTLTTTAVGYQVPQVCTWEGDVHVVWVDGEAGGVRYQRSLDGGASFRPERGLGPERSIPGVNARGVRVLANGERVYVTWLEGGLRFRSSSDRGETFGPVLELTQEREGGLSLAATTNHVYMGWFRSSQDERGGIHFVRSPTGSVFEEVEELSGSDYGDVVLAAQGAHVYVLWNGSGGDEKSSLFFRRSTDGGRTFEPPQQLSGLGESSRDHTLTVQGTDVYAVWTECGTGLSTCEILLRKSTNAGRFFGPVVNVSRDAKASTRPQVVARDSRLFVAWQDLPLEALGPDIVLTMSVDGGFTFEEPRMVSRTRVQSLSPRMVAAGAGVRLVWTDGFNGEREVMTRATVGLGLSLGRLENLSISQGDSGEAAMASSYCGAQVHVAWLEGNAAQGNAVLYRSATLPFPGMYCLMWPEPR, encoded by the coding sequence ATGCGCAGTCCGACTCGGGGCCTCGCGGTGGTGCGGATGCTGTTGGCGGCAGGGGGGCTGGTGACGCTGCCTGGGAGCGCCAGCGCACAGGCGTTCACACCGGCGCAGACGCTGACCACGACCGCGGTGGGCTACCAGGTACCCCAGGTGTGCACGTGGGAGGGGGATGTGCACGTGGTCTGGGTGGACGGTGAGGCCGGCGGTGTGCGGTACCAGCGCAGCCTGGACGGCGGCGCCTCCTTCCGTCCCGAGCGAGGCCTCGGCCCGGAGCGGTCGATTCCCGGCGTGAATGCCCGAGGTGTCAGGGTGCTGGCGAACGGAGAGCGCGTCTATGTGACGTGGTTGGAGGGCGGTCTGCGTTTCCGTTCCAGCAGCGACCGGGGCGAGACCTTCGGCCCGGTCCTCGAGCTGACCCAGGAGCGGGAAGGGGGGCTGAGCCTCGCGGCCACCACGAACCATGTCTACATGGGGTGGTTTCGTTCGAGCCAAGACGAGCGCGGAGGGATTCACTTCGTCCGAAGCCCCACGGGCAGCGTCTTCGAGGAGGTCGAGGAGCTGAGTGGCTCGGATTACGGGGACGTGGTGCTGGCGGCGCAAGGTGCGCACGTCTACGTGCTGTGGAACGGCTCGGGCGGTGACGAGAAGTCGAGCCTCTTCTTCCGGAGGAGCACCGACGGAGGCCGCACCTTCGAGCCACCGCAACAGCTCTCGGGGCTGGGTGAAAGCTCGAGGGACCACACGCTGACGGTGCAGGGCACGGACGTCTACGCGGTGTGGACCGAGTGTGGCACGGGACTGTCGACCTGCGAGATTCTGCTGCGCAAGAGCACGAACGCGGGGCGGTTCTTCGGGCCGGTGGTGAATGTCAGCCGGGACGCGAAGGCCTCCACCCGGCCCCAGGTGGTGGCGCGGGATTCGCGCCTCTTCGTCGCATGGCAGGACCTGCCGCTGGAGGCGCTGGGGCCGGACATCGTCCTGACGATGAGCGTCGACGGTGGCTTCACCTTCGAGGAGCCTCGGATGGTGTCGCGAACCCGCGTGCAATCCCTGTCGCCACGAATGGTGGCGGCGGGAGCGGGGGTCCGGCTGGTCTGGACGGATGGATTCAATGGGGAGCGGGAGGTCATGACGCGCGCCACGGTGGGGTTGGGCTTGAGCCTGGGGCGGCTGGAGAATTTGAGCATCAGCCAGGGTGACTCCGGCGAAGCCGCGATGGCGTCCTCCTATTGTGGCGCGCAGGTCCACGTGGCCTGGTTGGAGGGGAATGCCGCGCAGGGCAACGCGGTGCTGTACCGGAGCGCCACGCTGCCGTTCCCCGGGATGTATTGCCTTATGTGGCCGGAGCCGCGCTGA
- the def gene encoding peptide deformylase yields the protein MARDIVIWPHKVLTSSTKPVTDFGPSLEKLLEEMAESMKEAEGIGIAANQVGEPLRVALVGREDGTSFEIVNPQILEKTEKVTLEEGCLSVPREWEKCPRFHKVKVRYQDKTGEWHELEAEGRLAHVLQHEIDHLDGHVFVDHLSSLKRTLILDRMKKLQKVKARQKD from the coding sequence ATGGCTCGCGACATCGTTATCTGGCCCCACAAGGTCCTCACCTCGTCCACCAAGCCCGTGACTGACTTCGGCCCCTCGCTCGAGAAGCTTCTTGAGGAGATGGCCGAGTCCATGAAGGAAGCGGAAGGCATTGGCATCGCCGCCAACCAGGTCGGCGAGCCCCTCCGCGTGGCCCTGGTGGGACGGGAGGACGGCACGTCCTTCGAAATCGTCAATCCGCAGATTCTGGAGAAGACGGAGAAGGTGACCCTGGAGGAGGGCTGCCTCTCCGTCCCGCGCGAGTGGGAGAAGTGCCCGCGCTTCCACAAAGTGAAGGTGCGCTACCAGGACAAGACGGGGGAGTGGCACGAACTCGAGGCGGAAGGCCGGCTCGCGCACGTCCTCCAGCATGAAATCGACCACCTGGACGGGCACGTCTTCGTCGACCACCTGTCGAGCCTCAAGCGCACGCTCATCCTGGACCGGATGAAGAAGCTCCAGAAGGTGAAGGCTCGCCAGAAGGACTAG
- a CDS encoding sterol desaturase family protein, which produces MDQGHQTTRPVPTRVAVFREEYRRRQVGPRYSGRVHFAFTTLVSLGVIGLALSRVGPGPLLEGLTLPAVFLLGNVVEFLGHRGPMHHRRRGLGLLFQRHTEQHHRFFTHEALAYESHRDVKMVLFPPVLLLFFLGAIAAPLGALCFALISPNVGWLFVAASVAYYLTYEWLHFCHHLPPGHPVARLAVMRKLRRHHEVHHDPSKMQRYNFNISFPLADWLLGTRWRSEPRSARSRGDGDT; this is translated from the coding sequence ATGGACCAGGGCCACCAGACCACGCGCCCGGTTCCCACACGGGTGGCGGTATTCCGAGAGGAGTACCGCCGCCGCCAGGTGGGGCCTCGCTACTCCGGGCGGGTGCACTTCGCGTTCACGACGCTGGTCTCCCTGGGCGTCATCGGTCTGGCCCTGTCTCGGGTGGGCCCCGGGCCATTGCTCGAAGGGCTGACGCTGCCCGCGGTCTTCCTCCTGGGGAACGTCGTGGAGTTCCTGGGCCACCGAGGGCCCATGCATCACCGTCGGCGGGGACTGGGGTTGCTCTTCCAGCGGCACACCGAGCAGCACCACCGCTTCTTCACCCACGAGGCCCTGGCCTACGAGTCGCACCGCGACGTGAAGATGGTGCTGTTTCCCCCCGTCCTGCTGCTCTTCTTCCTGGGCGCCATCGCCGCGCCGCTCGGGGCACTCTGTTTCGCGCTCATTTCACCGAACGTGGGCTGGCTCTTCGTCGCCGCGTCGGTTGCCTACTACCTGACCTACGAGTGGCTGCACTTCTGCCACCACCTGCCGCCTGGACATCCCGTGGCCCGGCTCGCCGTGATGCGGAAGCTGCGGCGGCACCATGAAGTGCATCACGACCCTTCGAAGATGCAGCGCTACAACTTCAACATCTCGTTCCCCCTGGCGGACTGGCTCCTGGGGACGCGGTGGAGGTCGGAGCCACGCAGCGCTCGAAGTCGCGGTGACGGGGACACCTGA
- a CDS encoding SlyX family protein — MDEKRIAELEIRYMHQQELLQELSGVLYEQQKVIDQLRAEVDRLKQKLEAEPGLVDARHDERPPHY; from the coding sequence ATGGACGAGAAGCGAATCGCCGAGCTGGAGATCCGCTACATGCACCAGCAGGAGTTGCTGCAGGAGCTGAGCGGGGTGCTTTACGAGCAGCAGAAGGTCATCGACCAACTGCGGGCCGAGGTGGATCGCCTCAAGCAGAAGCTCGAGGCGGAACCGGGACTGGTGGACGCCCGGCACGACGAGCGTCCACCTCACTACTGA
- a CDS encoding tetratricopeptide repeat protein: protein MRRGRRSLLVVCTVAVVIHLVPLLLLPRTEPEQQLFIARAMSTVPQRVAFLRPMKDDAQATTAELREAASLLLGGAPDEAHALALEAERRGPEEVETQLLLARICDVERMSRCVRTALSRAESLAPGDARPDVLRAELLEKSGDVAGAADSLEKAHGKAPEDALIGLRYVGMLSAARRGDEALAVLRKLEGHVPPARILVEQGRVHGREGRDAEAVKLFRAAVAEDPKLSVGHFELGLAWHRLGRLDAAEEALRRADRLALADPKALAALCAIQLKEQRIDDARLTRMDLERRFSGQPELIRQSCSIP, encoded by the coding sequence ATGCGCCGGGGACGGCGAAGCCTGCTGGTGGTGTGCACCGTGGCCGTCGTCATCCACCTCGTCCCGCTGCTGCTGCTGCCCAGGACCGAACCCGAACAGCAACTCTTCATCGCACGCGCGATGTCGACCGTGCCCCAGCGAGTCGCCTTCCTGAGGCCCATGAAGGACGACGCCCAGGCGACGACCGCGGAGCTCCGCGAAGCCGCGTCATTGCTTCTCGGCGGTGCGCCGGACGAAGCGCATGCCCTCGCGCTCGAAGCGGAGCGCCGCGGCCCGGAGGAAGTCGAGACCCAGTTGCTGCTGGCGCGCATCTGCGACGTGGAGCGGATGAGCCGGTGCGTCAGAACCGCCCTGTCCCGCGCGGAGTCACTGGCGCCAGGGGATGCACGACCGGACGTCCTGCGAGCGGAGCTCTTGGAGAAGTCGGGAGACGTGGCGGGCGCCGCGGACTCCCTGGAGAAGGCGCATGGCAAGGCCCCGGAAGACGCGCTGATTGGCCTGCGCTACGTGGGCATGCTGAGCGCGGCCAGGCGGGGCGATGAGGCCCTGGCCGTCCTGCGGAAACTGGAGGGACATGTTCCCCCCGCGCGAATCCTCGTGGAGCAGGGCCGGGTGCACGGCCGGGAGGGCCGTGACGCGGAGGCCGTGAAGCTGTTTCGCGCGGCGGTGGCGGAAGACCCGAAGCTGAGCGTGGGCCACTTCGAGCTCGGTCTCGCCTGGCACCGGCTGGGCAGGCTGGACGCCGCGGAGGAAGCGCTTCGCCGGGCGGACCGGTTGGCCCTGGCGGACCCGAAGGCGCTCGCGGCCCTGTGCGCGATTCAGCTCAAGGAGCAGCGAATCGACGATGCCCGGCTGACGCGAATGGACCTGGAGCGACGCTTCTCCGGACAGCCCGAGCTGATTCGCCAGTCCTGCAGCATCCCCTGA
- a CDS encoding putative signal transducing protein has protein sequence MKQVQLSVHRTVGEARLLAGALEAMGVPVKVRGEALAPLSGEIPSAETWIELWVAPQDLEHAQSLLAELRENQEHAEQSVECPRCREENPGNFELCWSCGLELPSGLRPKLKAV, from the coding sequence ATGAAGCAGGTGCAGTTGTCCGTGCATCGCACGGTGGGAGAAGCGCGGCTGCTCGCGGGCGCGCTGGAGGCCATGGGCGTACCGGTGAAGGTCCGCGGCGAGGCCCTGGCGCCGCTGAGCGGTGAGATACCGAGCGCGGAGACCTGGATTGAGCTGTGGGTCGCCCCCCAGGACCTGGAGCACGCCCAGAGCCTCCTGGCGGAGCTCCGGGAGAACCAGGAGCACGCCGAGCAGTCGGTGGAATGCCCCCGGTGCCGGGAGGAGAACCCGGGCAACTTCGAACTGTGCTGGAGCTGCGGCCTGGAGCTGCCCTCGGGGCTACGTCCCAAGTTGAAGGCGGTGTAG
- a CDS encoding TonB-dependent receptor has protein sequence MCPYVPVLLATALSSCVLVLAAAPSPQEGTEGVPVRSEHVEAEADPRTNRAESTAPRVGQDQAPAPEPANTNTPPPPTEPAPAEDAPEKATVVRGARPAQTASEVTLGRDILDAAPRRNAVDLLRAVPGLVASQHSGEGKAQQLFLRGFDALHGQDVELDVGGLPVNEVSHIHALGYADINFVIPEVVQSLEVTEGSYRASQGDFAVAGTVRMELGVAEPGVHLLGTVGQYGQRRLVATVRPGEDAGTFAAVELGEGRGFGAQRGYGRASLLAQATTSLGNGVTVRALGGSYVTRFDSPGVVREDDLLAGREDFFSAALGRQGGSVSRHQLLLGVELPRTGNGRTKLEVFGVLSDLRLRNNFTGFRVDVRGDGLEQTNNGTTLGARAEHRRSVNILGRPVALELGLGARSDSVEQTQRRYRESDGTFFSDEIDAKFTQTDVWGWAEARLPLGRWSFRLGGRADALGVEVFDALAFRDPRHYDGQGYARSAFGVHLGTKAGLEYAMGDTADAWRLFASYGDGFRSPQARGLSEGERAPFVSIRSAEVGSRKDGERWALQLSLFGSQVDNDFFFDHTVGTTVYTGETLRSGVSAALQARPLPGLVASVSATLAHAYVRSSDTLLPYFAPFVARADVGWDGQPGWSWLGASTTLSLGTGLTFIGPRPLPFDERSATVFLADAHVAVRRGELGLRLEVSNLLDARWRDGEFVYSSRFDPSAPASLVPARHFTAGSPRMASLSLEVHL, from the coding sequence GTGTGTCCGTACGTGCCCGTGCTTCTCGCTACCGCACTGTCCTCGTGTGTCCTCGTCCTGGCCGCCGCGCCCTCACCGCAGGAGGGAACGGAGGGCGTGCCCGTGCGCTCCGAGCATGTCGAGGCCGAAGCAGACCCGCGAACGAACCGTGCCGAAAGCACCGCCCCGCGAGTGGGGCAAGACCAGGCACCTGCACCCGAACCTGCGAACACCAACACCCCACCCCCACCCACCGAGCCCGCCCCCGCCGAAGACGCCCCCGAGAAGGCCACGGTGGTGCGTGGCGCGCGTCCCGCCCAGACAGCGTCCGAGGTGACACTCGGCCGGGACATCCTGGACGCAGCGCCGAGACGCAACGCCGTGGACCTCCTGCGCGCCGTCCCGGGACTCGTCGCCTCGCAGCACAGCGGCGAGGGCAAGGCCCAGCAGCTCTTCCTCCGAGGCTTCGACGCGCTTCACGGCCAGGACGTGGAGCTCGACGTCGGTGGCCTGCCGGTGAACGAGGTCAGCCACATCCACGCGCTCGGGTACGCGGACATCAACTTCGTCATCCCCGAGGTCGTGCAGTCGCTCGAAGTCACCGAGGGCTCCTATCGGGCATCCCAGGGTGACTTCGCCGTCGCGGGCACGGTCCGCATGGAGCTGGGGGTCGCGGAGCCCGGCGTCCACCTCCTGGGCACGGTGGGCCAGTACGGCCAGCGGCGACTCGTCGCCACGGTGCGGCCCGGAGAGGACGCGGGCACCTTCGCCGCGGTGGAGCTGGGCGAGGGCCGAGGCTTCGGCGCGCAGCGCGGCTACGGCCGAGCCTCCCTGCTCGCCCAGGCCACCACATCGCTCGGGAACGGCGTGACGGTGCGCGCGCTCGGCGGCAGCTACGTGACGCGCTTCGACTCACCGGGCGTGGTGCGCGAGGACGACCTGCTCGCGGGCCGTGAGGACTTCTTCTCCGCGGCGCTGGGCCGGCAGGGGGGCTCCGTCTCGCGGCATCAACTCCTCCTCGGCGTGGAGCTGCCCCGCACGGGCAACGGGCGCACCAAGCTGGAGGTCTTCGGCGTCCTTTCGGACCTGCGCCTGCGCAACAACTTCACGGGCTTTCGCGTGGACGTGCGTGGAGACGGCCTGGAGCAGACGAACAACGGCACCACGCTGGGCGCCCGCGCCGAGCACCGCCGCTCGGTGAACATCCTCGGCCGCCCGGTGGCGCTGGAGCTGGGCCTGGGCGCGCGGAGCGACAGCGTGGAGCAGACGCAGCGGCGCTACCGCGAATCCGACGGCACCTTCTTCTCGGACGAAATCGACGCGAAGTTCACCCAGACGGACGTGTGGGGCTGGGCGGAAGCGCGGCTGCCGCTGGGCCGCTGGTCCTTCCGACTGGGAGGCCGCGCGGACGCGCTCGGCGTGGAGGTCTTCGACGCGCTCGCCTTCCGGGATCCGCGCCACTACGACGGCCAGGGTTACGCGCGCAGCGCGTTCGGCGTCCACCTGGGCACGAAGGCGGGCCTCGAGTACGCGATGGGAGACACCGCGGACGCCTGGCGGCTGTTCGCCAGCTACGGAGACGGTTTCCGCTCGCCCCAGGCCCGCGGCCTCTCCGAGGGCGAGCGAGCCCCTTTCGTCTCCATCCGAAGCGCCGAGGTGGGCTCGCGCAAGGACGGCGAGCGCTGGGCCCTGCAGCTCAGCCTCTTCGGCTCGCAGGTGGACAACGACTTCTTCTTCGACCACACGGTGGGCACCACCGTCTACACGGGCGAGACGCTCCGCTCGGGTGTCTCCGCCGCGCTCCAGGCGCGCCCGCTGCCGGGGCTCGTCGCATCCGTGAGCGCCACGCTCGCGCATGCCTACGTGCGGTCCTCGGACACGCTGCTGCCCTACTTCGCGCCCTTCGTCGCGCGAGCGGACGTGGGTTGGGACGGCCAGCCGGGCTGGTCCTGGCTCGGCGCCAGCACGACGCTCTCACTGGGCACGGGACTCACCTTCATCGGCCCGCGTCCGCTGCCCTTCGACGAACGGAGCGCCACGGTGTTCCTCGCGGACGCGCACGTCGCGGTGCGCAGGGGCGAGCTCGGTCTGCGATTGGAAGTCTCCAACCTGCTCGACGCGCGGTGGCGGGACGGCGAGTTCGTCTACAGCTCGCGCTTCGACCCGAGCGCCCCGGCCAGCCTCGTCCCGGCACGACATTTCACCGCGGGGTCGCCTCGGATGGCCTCGCTCTCACTGGAGGTCCACCTATGA
- the glpD gene encoding glycerol-3-phosphate dehydrogenase — protein MRSESVALTRVVPEAEVPPPPSRAARLRTLATEDFDVLIIGGGVTGAGSARDAALRGLKVALVEREDFASGTSSRSSRLIHGGLRYLEHGHLGLVFESSIERQRLLRLAPHLVRPLAFIWPVYAGARVPRWKLNAGLMLYDALSLFRNVKGYRRLNARQVHAAEPGLRTEHLKGGARYYDAATDDARLTLANAVGASEAGATVLNHASVKGLVLEGGQVRGATVLDHLTGEEVTVRARAIVNATGPWSDEIRRLDAPDGTSPAVRGSKGVHLAVPRARLNHRDAFTLLSPKDGRVMFVLPADNFTIIGTTETSTRAHPAEVRASESDVAYLLESANAFFPEAHLTREDVVSAWAGIRPLVASGYHGAQADAGSASREHAIDVSPSGVLAISGGKLTTYRVMARDVVDAVERRLGIPRRRSPTESLPLPGGDIRNLDAEFAAARVEIGDEATAHHLVRAYGSRWRRVWALTFEDTALARPLAEGLPYRAAEAAWGVTHELVHSLSDLLIRRLKVAFETRDQGHAAARVAAEVMAPRLGWDAAETQRQLDVYAADALRIFGVDPAEA, from the coding sequence GTGCGTTCCGAATCTGTCGCGCTCACCCGTGTCGTCCCCGAGGCCGAAGTGCCTCCCCCTCCGTCGCGCGCCGCGCGCCTGCGAACCCTGGCCACCGAGGACTTCGATGTCCTCATCATCGGTGGCGGCGTCACGGGGGCGGGCTCGGCGCGGGATGCCGCGCTCCGGGGCCTCAAGGTGGCGCTCGTCGAGCGAGAAGACTTCGCCAGCGGCACCTCCAGCCGGTCCTCGCGCCTCATCCACGGCGGCCTGCGCTACCTGGAGCACGGCCACCTGGGCCTCGTCTTCGAGTCCAGCATCGAGCGTCAGCGCCTGCTGCGGCTCGCCCCGCATCTGGTGCGGCCGCTCGCCTTCATCTGGCCCGTGTACGCGGGCGCCCGCGTGCCCCGCTGGAAGCTCAACGCGGGCCTCATGCTCTACGACGCCCTGTCGCTGTTCCGGAACGTGAAGGGCTACCGGCGGCTCAACGCCCGTCAGGTCCACGCGGCCGAACCGGGCCTGCGCACCGAGCACCTCAAGGGCGGCGCCCGCTACTACGACGCCGCCACCGACGACGCGCGCCTCACGCTGGCCAACGCCGTGGGCGCCTCCGAGGCGGGCGCCACCGTGCTCAACCACGCGTCCGTGAAGGGGCTCGTGCTCGAAGGCGGCCAGGTGCGTGGCGCCACGGTGCTGGACCACCTCACGGGTGAGGAGGTCACCGTGCGGGCCCGCGCCATCGTCAACGCCACGGGCCCCTGGAGCGACGAGATTCGCAGGCTGGACGCGCCCGATGGCACGAGCCCCGCGGTGCGTGGCAGCAAGGGCGTGCACCTCGCCGTGCCGCGCGCGCGGCTCAATCACCGGGATGCCTTCACGCTGCTGTCCCCGAAGGACGGCCGGGTGATGTTCGTGCTGCCCGCGGACAACTTCACCATCATTGGCACCACGGAAACGTCCACGCGCGCGCACCCCGCGGAGGTCCGCGCCAGCGAGTCGGACGTGGCCTATCTGCTGGAGTCCGCCAACGCCTTCTTCCCGGAGGCGCACCTCACCCGTGAGGACGTGGTGAGCGCCTGGGCCGGAATCCGTCCGCTCGTGGCCAGCGGCTATCACGGCGCGCAGGCCGACGCGGGCAGCGCCAGCCGGGAGCACGCCATCGACGTGAGCCCGTCCGGGGTCCTGGCCATCAGCGGCGGCAAGCTCACCACCTACCGCGTGATGGCGCGCGACGTGGTGGACGCGGTGGAGCGCCGCCTGGGGATTCCACGCCGCCGCTCTCCCACGGAGTCGCTGCCGCTCCCCGGGGGTGACATCCGCAACCTGGACGCCGAGTTCGCCGCGGCCCGCGTCGAAATCGGAGACGAGGCCACGGCCCACCACCTGGTGCGGGCCTATGGCAGTCGCTGGCGCCGGGTGTGGGCGTTGACCTTCGAGGACACGGCGTTGGCCCGGCCGCTCGCGGAGGGGCTGCCCTACCGAGCGGCCGAGGCCGCCTGGGGTGTCACCCACGAGCTGGTGCATTCGCTGTCCGACCTGCTCATCCGCCGCCTCAAGGTGGCCTTCGAGACGCGCGACCAGGGCCATGCCGCCGCGCGCGTGGCGGCGGAAGTCATGGCGCCCCGGCTGGGCTGGGACGCCGCGGAGACGCAGCGGCAGTTGGATGTCTACGCCGCCGATGCGCTCCGCATCTTCGGGGTGGACCCCGCCGAGGCGTGA